AGTCGTGCAACGTCTGCTCCATGCCTATCGGCAGGTGAAGATTGGAAATCCTTTAGATCAAGGGGTGTTGATGGGGCCGCTGATCGACGAACGGGCTTTGGAAGAGTATCGCATGACCCTTGAGGAAGTAGTTCAGGATGGCGGAGAGATCCTTTATGGCGGAAGAGTCCTTGAAGGCCCTGGGTTTTTTGTGGAGCCGACCATTGTGCGTGCGGAGAATCGATGGAAAGTCGTGCAGCGGGAAACCTTTGCGCCGATCGTCTATGTGATACCATTCTCCACGCTGGATGAAGCTATTCTGCTTCAGAATCAGGTACCGCAGGGATTATCCTCTGCTCTCTTTACCTTACACGTTCGGCATGCCGAACAATTTTTATCCGGACAAGGGAGCGACTGTGGAATTGCGAATGTGAATGTCGGTACGTCCGGCGCCGAGATTGGTGGTGCGTTTGGAGGGGAGAAGGACACGGGCGGGGGGCGAGAGGCCGGCTCCGATGCGTGGAAGGCGTATGTGCGTCGGCAAACCAATACGATTAATTGGGGAACTGAATTGCCACTGGCGCAAGGCATCGCATTTTCCAGGGACTAATCGGGAGGAACGGTTATGAAGCAGGGGGTCGAACTTGAACAGGTCATCACTCGCTATATACACGACTATGTTGCCAGAAATCATGCAGCTGCCATGGTGAATCAGGCTTTGGAGGAGATTGGCATTGGTTTGTTTCCGGTGGTCGATCATATTACGATACGTACAGGGTCAATTGATCCACGCGCTGAGGAATTTCTGTTGTTGGGATATGCCTATGCTGAAACGCTGGAGTATGACGATTGGTGGGCCAAAGTCTATCGGGCTCCTGGGTGTCCCGCGTTATTTGTGGATCAGGCGTATGATGGTGAACGAGGGAAAACAAGTATTATTCCTGCTTGGGTGAAGCAATTTGGGGATCGAACATTACACCATATTGCGGTGCGGGTGGCGGATATTGAAGCTAGCATTCAACGGCTGACTGCCAAAGGGGTTATGTTTGCCGGACAGATTGTGGGCGAACGGGGAGGAGATTTACGGCAGATTTTTACGGTTCCCGAGCAGGTCAATGGGGATGCGTTCTCCGTCCTCGAACTTGCCGAGCGGCATAGGGGTTTCCAGGGATTTTCCCCACCACACGCAAATAGTCTGATGCAATCGACGGTGACCCGGTAAGATATATTTGGAGAAAATCGGAATGATCGGGCTGGCTATGCGTCGGCCGCCTTGAGAACAAGTTTCGCATTTTTGGCTATAGCGCCTGGGTCTTTAGCCACGATCGCTGCAGCAAGCCCAACCGTGGCGGTGGCGACTTTGATGACTTCACCGACCTTTTCCAGTTTTTTGATTGCCCGCTTGGCTTTGCCCACCGAACTCTTAATGCTTTGGACATTGATCTCTGATTCTTCCAAAGCCAACCCCACGGCTTTCGTGGTCATGTCCGAGGAGGAGTTCAACAGCGACCATTCCTCGTCCTCTAAATCACGCCGTTGTGTCGGGGTCAGATCATTCCAATTGGCAAACCGGTAATTGCCTAGGTTGATCCCGAGATCACGGAATTGTTTGGATAACTCAAAGGCGTCTTCAGCACTCAGGGGCATTACGGTCCTCACTTACAGGTTTTTAATGGTTTTCAGCAATGTTCGAAGGTCTTTAACCGAGTTTCCAACCTGTTGTAACACCTCTTTCTTGGTCAAATTTTGACGTTCTTCGAAAAGCCGTTGGTGTCCGTCAGAAATTTTGTCCAGGACCTTCCCGTAAATTTTGACAGCTTCAGACCGTTCATCCACCTGGGACATTCTAAATTCTTTCCACTCAGCTAATGCGGCTTTTCCTGCGGGATCTTGGGATTCCATGGTCAGAGTCATGTAATAATTTTGGATGGCGGCTTCTTCAGTTTGGAGATCTCCACCAAATCCGTCTGACACAATGCGGTGTAAGGATTCGAGAATTTGTTGAATCGGTGGATTGGCTTGTTCGATAAGATTCTGAAGTTGATCTTGTCGCCATCGTTTCACCGCCACAGTGGTCACGATGCCGGCTATTTTTTTGTAGGCCTCTGCCTCTTGTGGATTGGTGGCAGGCTGAGACTGTAGGGCTGCGGAGAGTTGCGTCAGTTCTTCGGTATTATCGACAACTTCATCAGCCGCCAGATGTCCTAGGGATTTCATATATGTCTCAATAATAGATTGGCGGAGGAGTAAAGCTGTTTTTTGTGTGGCACGGTCCTGCGCCATTACATCCAAATTGGCATGACGACTTTGGGGTTGATAGCGTTTTTGCCGGTTGGGAAATTCCAGGTACTCATCAACCAGGGTGGTGTACTGGGCGGATTCTGCGGACAGATTACCGAAATCTTGAATAGCTTTAAGGTTCGTCGTACAACCTTGCGTGAATGCGAGCAGGACCATCGCAGTGAGGATAATTGTGGTGGAGCGGAAGAGGGAGAGAGAAATGTGACGGGTCATCATCCGGCCTGTGGTCAATCCGATCTGGAGAAAAAGCTCCATGATTTGTCGGCCATGTCAGGGTTGAGTTGCAACCATAGGGGATTATCAAAAAAGTGTCAAGAGAAATTCACGTTTCTTATCTCAGAGTGAACATCAGATTAAGAACATTACGGCGGGATGAAATCGGAAATGACGAGCAGACCAAATCTCGACTCTGATGCCATAGAGCGATGGAGCCGTACAAGTCATTTGAACAGTGGCATTGGACCTGTCGATATTATGCGGCGAGCAGGTGATCCGTGGTCGCTTGACCGAAGAGATTGTAGAGGAAAATGCCTCGTCCCCCACAGATTGGGCTTCATCTCTATACACATCTCTAGAGGTATTGTGGGATGTTGATGAGGTCTTTATAGAATGGAAGGATCCTCACATATCCGTTTGGATATCAATTTCGCTGCTAAATCGTGACCCTTTTCATTCCAATGCCCTGCGCCAAGTTTCGTATTCGGGAACCCGTGAAAATGCACGTGATGTTGCTCCGCATATTGTTGAAATTCATATAACAGATTGAGCACGGGAAATCCCTCGTCTTCGCCAAGTTTTCTGAGCCGTTTCTCCGGGTAATCCAGTTTTTGGGCATGAAGGCGCTCCTGCAACAATAACTTACTTTCCTGGTCGATTTGATCAGGGCTTGTGGTGGTGACCAGAAAAAATTTTGCGCCATGCTCCAGGACTTCCTTATGCATTAATTTTAGAATGGCTTCGGTAATGTCCCATGCTTCACGATGAATCGGTGTCTGGGGTTGAGCATAGACAAAGTCTGCTAGACCAGTGTTGCTAGAGACGTTTTTGTGACTTTCCCCAATTTGTCGTGCCGCCAATACCCGGTTGGCTTGGTTGAGCAGTTCCAACGTACGAAAATTATGTACTCCCCAAAGCAGGAGTCGATATTTGAGGAGCGGTGGAGACCACTCTTGAAAATTGTACACTAGCTTCAATTCTCCCTGATCAAGATGAAAGTACGGACGAGGGATGTACTCTGGTTCGCGCAGCTCAGCGCGGGGAAAATTGTCTATGAGATCATTCCCGCTGAAAAACATGGTGAGCACTAGGTCGGGGTCATAGTCCCAACCACGGGAGCGCAGCGTGATTAATTCTTCTGCATTTCCATACCCTGGGACGCCAAAATTAATAATTTCTACATTGTGCGGGAGTAATCGCTCACATGATCGGAGCTGTTGTTCGACTTTTCTCCCGAAGGTGTCTTCCAGCATGACTTGCCTTGCCTCCGTATAGGAGTCTCCCAAGAGCAAAATCCGGTAAGTGTTTTTTGGCTTTTGAAGTGGATGTTCGACATCCCGAAATCCGGCTGAGTTAATTTTGATGTAGGCGTTTCCCTCACCATGAAACCACCCTTCCATTCCCGGTTCAAGAACTCGTCCTCTTTCAGGGTCAAACCCGTGAAATACCGGATAGGATATGTCCAATAGTCGAAGCCCAGCTTCTGCAATCAGGAAACCTCCAAAGACACCAATCAGCATTACCAGGCCAATTTTCGCGAAGTAATTGAAATTTTTATTCCTCACTGTTAGCCATTCTCCTCTATCAGGTCAGCGGCCTTGCTCATTTTTTCCCAAACGCGGAACATGCGCCGTATTTAATGATAAGTCCTCCGGGTATTGACCACGGGCATATTTCAAAGTGATCCTGACTCCCCGAAAAAGGTTACAACGGTTTTCGTTTCTGACGAACGGGAGAAGACACATTTTTCATGAAATGTCGGAGGTTAGATTTTGACCAAAGCGACGCTTCTCTTATGTGCCATGGACGTCCTCGACTACGGCATGTTTGTGCTCTCTAGGTTCAGATCGGTTTTTTACACGTTCGGCTTAAATGAAATAATGTTGAGCGATCAATGGGAAGTGAATTTCTGAGCAATCTTGTCGCTGAGCGAAAGAAGAGGTTCCTGTGAAATGGGATTGCGTTCCAAGATATTTTCGTATGCGGGTGATCCCATTCCGCAGCAAATAGAGTATTTTAGGACTTGGGATGGGGACGTTGAAAAAGGAAGACGGGCCTACCCCTTCATAGCGAGTGTGGGCAGTGAGCTTCTCCTGATTAACCGCACGAAATTGAATTGGTTTCAAAGGGGTAAATGGCGTCTCATGAAGGAGAGGGGACCGAAGGAAAGTTAGCCATGAATTTAAACGCGGTGCGGTTTAACTGGCTATTCAAGGGACCTTAATGTCGGGATGGCTTGGCGGCAGCCATGTGGGGGTAAACGGGTTTTAACGGATGAGATGCTAATAGGATCAAGCGAGTATTTGGCCTAGGCCAGACAGAGGGTTGTGAACGAGATAATTGGGTAGAAGGAATGATCCTATTTTAGCAGAGTTGGGCTTTGAGTCAGGAGCGTGAGAACGTGTGGCCCGAGGTCTCGATGCCACCTGGGCCACAACCTTATGAAGGTAGCCTATTCCAGGACCGGATTCAGTGATGTGAGAACATGCCTTGAGGATAGCTCCTATCCCGGAGAAGATGTCAGTGTAGGATTATTTTTTTCGTGAATGGCATTGGCCCTCGTTTCATGCGTGACTGCGTCCTCGGTTCGACCTATTTTTCGCAATAGGGTGGCGTAATTTCTAAGCGCTCGTTCCACCCGAAAATGATCTTTCCCCATGGTCTGTTCCGTGAGAGTGATGGTCTGTTGAAACAAGGGTTCGGCTTTATCATATTGTCCTGTTGTGACATACAGTAACGCTAAATTATTGAGAGGGCCGCTCAAGCTTGAATGTTCGGGCCCTTCTGCCTGTTCAATAATGGCAATGGCGCGTTGGATTAAGAGGATGGCTTGCTCAGGTTGGTCTTGTAGTCTGTGGATTTCTCCCAATTGATTGAGAATGATGGCCACCCGGGGATGGTCCTTGCCAAACCCCTCTTCGCTAATAGTCAGCATTCTTTCTAACACAGGTGTCGCTTGTGAAAATTGCTTAGCCGTACTATAGAGAAGCGCCAGATTGTTCAAGCTGCCGAGGAGATGGGGGTTGGTGGGGCCAATTTGCTTCTCTTTGATGGCTAAAGCCCGGAGTAATAACGCCTCTGCCTGGGCATACTGTTCCTGGGCGCGATGTAGGAGTGCAAGATTATTGAGCGGTTCAACGAGTTCGGGCGCATCCGGTCCTTTAGTTCTTTCCTTGCTGTCCAGAATGCGCTTTAAATATGATTCGGCCTCGGCATAGTGGGATTGCCGGACAAACAGTGCGGCCAGGTTCTCTAGGTCACGGATCACCTCCGGGTTATCAGGACCCAGTGCCTGTTCCCGAACGGCCAAAGCTCGTTCAAATGAGGATTGAGCCTGGTCGAACTTTTGTTGGGTGACATACAACGCACCAAGATTACTGAGGCTTGCTGCTAACTCGGCTGTCTGAGGGTTTGGTCCTTCTTTATGAATGTCCACAGCTTTTAAAAGCAGGGTTTCAGCCTGTTTGGGCTCGCCTTTCGCATTGTGCAGAATCGCAAGGTTGGTGATGGATTGGATGAGGCGAGGGTCTTGGCCTTCGAACTGTTCTGCCAGTTCAAGAGCGGTCTTAAGCTCCTGCTCAGCTTCCGGGAACTTTCCCTGTTCCATGAGGGTCGTGCCTTGTTCCGTGTGGAGCTGCCAGGGCGTTTTGTCTTCGCTGCACCCGACGAGGGTGATGGCGAACAGGGTGAGGGTCAGGGAGCGGAGAATATGTGAGGGCCAAGAGAGAAGCATCATGAGATGGGGTGTGTCCTTTGGTTTTGAGTGAGCAAGCAAAAATTTTCAGAAGGTGATTGTACTGAAGGGCTCTGGGTCTTGCCAAACCGAGTGTTTCCGGTTGAAGTTATGATTGAGGATCACCAAACAATGAGAGTTGTGCGGGGCTTGGCCGTCGAAACGTGGCAGGAATTGGTGTATCGGGACTGTCCTGAAACCCATGTTTTCGGTAGGCGGTCTCAAACAGTTGGGCAATGACATCCCACGTTCTCCCCTCGCCGACATGGCGTTTAAAAAAAATTCGTTCTCCGACCTGCCCTTCCCGAACCTCTTTGAGGCGGGCGAGGATTTTCTGGATGCGGTCGGGAAAATGGTGTGTCATCCGTTCAACAAACACCTCTTCTACGTTATCGTTTAGGCGAAGCAGGATATAGGTGGCATGTTGGGCCCCGGCCTCGCGGGCTTGAGATAGAATCTGGGGAATGTCGTGTTCATTGAGTCCTGGAATCACCGGGGCAATGGAGACCGCTGTGGAAATCCCGGCTTTGGACAAAAGTTCTAACGTCTCAAACCGTTTCGTAATTGAGGGGGCT
The sequence above is a segment of the Nitrospira sp. MA-1 genome. Coding sequences within it:
- a CDS encoding SGNH/GDSL hydrolase family protein, with the translated sequence MRNKNFNYFAKIGLVMLIGVFGGFLIAEAGLRLLDISYPVFHGFDPERGRVLEPGMEGWFHGEGNAYIKINSAGFRDVEHPLQKPKNTYRILLLGDSYTEARQVMLEDTFGRKVEQQLRSCERLLPHNVEIINFGVPGYGNAEELITLRSRGWDYDPDLVLTMFFSGNDLIDNFPRAELREPEYIPRPYFHLDQGELKLVYNFQEWSPPLLKYRLLLWGVHNFRTLELLNQANRVLAARQIGESHKNVSSNTGLADFVYAQPQTPIHREAWDITEAILKLMHKEVLEHGAKFFLVTTTSPDQIDQESKLLLQERLHAQKLDYPEKRLRKLGEDEGFPVLNLLYEFQQYAEQHHVHFHGFPNTKLGAGHWNEKGHDLAAKLISKRICEDPSIL
- a CDS encoding tetratricopeptide repeat protein, coding for MMLLSWPSHILRSLTLTLFAITLVGCSEDKTPWQLHTEQGTTLMEQGKFPEAEQELKTALELAEQFEGQDPRLIQSITNLAILHNAKGEPKQAETLLLKAVDIHKEGPNPQTAELAASLSNLGALYVTQQKFDQAQSSFERALAVREQALGPDNPEVIRDLENLAALFVRQSHYAEAESYLKRILDSKERTKGPDAPELVEPLNNLALLHRAQEQYAQAEALLLRALAIKEKQIGPTNPHLLGSLNNLALLYSTAKQFSQATPVLERMLTISEEGFGKDHPRVAIILNQLGEIHRLQDQPEQAILLIQRAIAIIEQAEGPEHSSLSGPLNNLALLYVTTGQYDKAEPLFQQTITLTEQTMGKDHFRVERALRNYATLLRKIGRTEDAVTHETRANAIHEKNNPTLTSSPG